In Brassica napus cultivar Da-Ae chromosome A3, Da-Ae, whole genome shotgun sequence, the sequence caattatgaaaaagatggaacatttttatcttttttgctTAAGCTGATTGGCTTTTTTTTAAACCGTGAAAGAAAGATTGTATTCAACCATGCCAAACTACAACATGACGGGACTGATACAAAGCCGGCTGAGTTATACAAACTCCCGGAGACAAAGCCAACGGATAAAAAAACATCCCTAGAGACAGAAGCAGGCGAGTATAAAAACTCTAGGAGACAAAGCAAAACAGTAAAGAAACATTCAAACTTTAGACTAATCACTAGAAGGTCTCCAGATTCATAATACTCAATCATACCATACGCACATCGCCACCAAGATATTTAGGCATAAAAAAATCGTCTTCCTTTCTAGAGCAATTTACATGTATTGTTCTTATCTAATTCCCGTCTGTAGCAAATgatgtaattatattttcatcatCGATTTTAGAATACTGAAGGAGACATTACTCCTTTTGTCAGTGTCGAAAATATACTTTGggttaaactaaaattttataaaaataaaagggagATCTGGTGATTTCTCAATAAATGAGAGGTAGTAAAGAagtagattttaaaaatatccaGCAGCCAAAATCTGCTGGGGCGAGTCCTTCTTCTAATCCATCGCTCACTCGCGTAAAAGTTGACGAAACTCTCAAACGGAGGCGCTTATCTTCGCCGTCGGCGAGGCTATTTCATTTGCTGCTGGAGAGGTGCGAcacttcttctccttcatttcTTTGTTCCTTTTCCGTCTCTCGTGACAAGGTTGTTTGGGTGTGTATAGTCGCGAATCGCGATAGAATCATCACGATTACTTATCAATTTTGACATATCTAGGGTTTGTATCATTGCTGAGAACTTGCTAGTGATTTCAATGTGAAAATGGAGGTTTTGGAGATTTTTTCTTCTCTGCGCGCCGTCTGATTCTTTACGTTGTGGATTTGCTTGATGCGATTAGATTCAATTGTATCGTTGCTGTAATTTGTATGCTCACCTTGAATGTTTCCGAGGAACTAGTTAAGAAATGGTGCCAGGCGCAACtgtaatataaacataaatgattttttgttaAACTTGTTATCACTGATTTGAGATCTATAaactaatagaaaaaaaattgtttggagaGTATTGTGCTAGCACATTTATCAGTTGCTATTACTGTCTTCATTGATTTTGAAGTTCCGGTTATGATCTGTTGCTAGAGACGAGGGAGCACTCTTACTGATATTATTGCATATTGTTAAACGAATTCATGAATTATAGTTATGCGTTTGTTTATGTTCTGTCTTTTCGTATATGATTATCTCTGGTGGTGGATGTGCTTGTTTTATTATCTCAAAGGAATAAAAGAATCtgcccttttttttttccttgaggAATCAGGATGAACGAAGTTAGTGATCAAAAAGAAAAGCCTGATGGACATGAAGGATCTGCTGCTCGAACAAGACCTACCAGCGTTGAGGAGATTATGGTAAGAAGGAAGAGGAAAGAGTCCTTGGAAAATTTAGGAGCTGCTCAGTTACTGGGTAACGATCTTGTTGGGAAGGTTTCTGACTATCATGAGTCTCGAAAAGGAGACTATGATGAATCCAAGGAAGTGAGTCGTGAAGAAGGAGTTGAGAACAgtttaagaaagaaagaagatgcCATTTCTGATTCCAGGGAGGAAAGACAAGATAAATCGAGGGAAGAAGACTCTTTTGGAGCAGTTCAGTTAGTCGGTAACAATCTTGTTGAGAAGGTTTCTGACTATCATGAGTCTGAAAAATGGAATGATAGATCGGAGAAACCGAGGCATGGAGAGCTTGTTAATGACAGTTCAAGAAATAAAGAAGAGGCCATTTCTAGTTCTAAAGATGAAAAATTAGATAAAGAGGGCACTGTTGGAGCAGCTACGCTACTGGGTAACGATCTTGGTGAGAAGGTTTCTGACGATCATGCCTCTGAAAAAGGGAATGATAAGTCCAAGAAAGTAAGGCATGAAGAACGTGGCAAGGACAgctcaagaaagaaagaagatgcCACTTCTAGTTCTAAGAATGAAGGACCAGATAAACTGAGGAAAGATGACCATGTTGAAGCAGCTCAGTTACTGGGTAATGATCTTGTTGAGAAGGTTTCGGACTGTCGTGCGTCTGACAAAGAGCTTGAAAAATCCAAGAAAGTGAGTTGTGAAAGTGTTAAGGACAgctcaagaaagaaagaagaagctaCTTCTAGATCTAGGGAAGGAAGACTAGATAAACCAATGAAAAAGGACCCCGTTGATAAAGTTTCTGACTACCGTGCGTCCGGAAGAGAGCATGACAGATCCAAGAAATTAAGACCTGAAGAACGCGTTAAGGACagttcaaaaaagaaagaagacacCATTTCTAGCGCTAGAGAAGAAAAATCGATGAAAGACGATCCTGTAGGAGCAGCTCAATTACTGAGTAACGATCTTGTTGAGCAGGTTTCTGACTATCATGAGTCTAGAAGAGGGTATCATAGATCTGAGAAACTGAGGCGTGAAGAAGATGATAAGGACAGGTTAAGAAAGAAGGTGGACGCCATTTCTAGTTGTAGAGAAGAAAAACTAGATAAATCAACAAAAAAGGAGGAGCCTGCTGGGCATAGAAAACGGAAGGCAGAAGGAGAGGGTTCTAGAGCCAAAGAAAAAATAGTGGAAGAACATAGTAAGGATAGACgaataaagaaagaagaaactaATTCTAGTTTTAGGGAGGAAAGACCAGataaaaagatgaagaaggaagaCCTTATTGCAAACAGAAAAATAAGGGTTGAAGGAGAATTTCCTACAACTGAAACGAAAACAAGGACAGATAGAGATGGGCGTGGTGTGGATACCAGAATGAAGGCAAACAGAGAAAGACCTTCTGAAAAGACAACTGAAAAACAGATTCATCCACAGGATGCAGGCCGGGAACAAGGAAGAAATGCTCTTGAAAATTCAGCTGGTAGTAGGAAGCGTCTTAGAAGTCTAGTGGTGGCAGATATACCTCGAAATGAAAATAGTACGAAACCTGACAGTGGAAACAAGAGAAAGAATCAAAATGGAGACCATATGACTAATAGGGAGAGAGATGTGTCAAGGAGGCATGATCCAACAAAAGTTCACGCTGTTGAAATTTCTGAGCGATCGGAGAAAAGGGAACAGCCCAAATCGGATCGACGTGAcatgagagagagaaggagatcaagaagtCGAGATCATGGTGGGCAGGAACGGCAGAAAAGGTCATCTCCATTACCAAAGGCTGAAAAGGCTACATCGCGTCATAAAAGAGGCCATGAGGACCGCTCCGAAAATACTGTTAAGGATAGGGCAGGAAAGCATCATTTTAATGATAATGATAAGAAGTCTAGACGGTATAGTTCTTCCAAAAGTGAACTTGGTGGATACTCACCGCGGAAAAGAAGGGAGGATGCCTCTGCCAAGGCTGCTTCTCCATCTAATCTTCCTTCAGAGAAAAAAGTTGCTAAATGGGATCTTCCACCTACTGTAACTTCTGGCATGTTCTCGAACTCAGGTTTTTCTGGTCTCCAACCAGCCACTCAGACAGCATATCCTACCATGAGCGAGGTTTCCTTGACGCTTTTGAAGCCACAAATAGAGGCATCTTTCAGGACGCCACTAGCAAGGCAGACCACTTCAATTGATTCTGTTCAACTGACCGAATCCACCAGGCGTATGAGGAGACTTTACGCAGAAAATGTGCCAGTGTCGGCCTCTGAGAAGTCTCTGATTGAATGCTTCAATGGTTATATGCTATCTTCAGGCTCCAATCACATAAAAGGAAGCGAACCATGTATAAGTTGTATTGTAAGTTTCTGGTGTTTGAATTCCTTATTCATGTCACTCTTGTTATGTTTGTGGAACATAGCTGATGGTATTTCGTTGTTTTAATTGCagataaacaaagaaaagagtCAGGCGCTAGTTGAGTTCCTTACACCACAGGATGCTTCTGCTGCACTCTCCTTGGATGGCTGCTCCTTTGCGGGTT encodes:
- the LOC106437799 gene encoding titin homolog isoform X2 yields the protein MNEVSDQKEKPDGHEGSAARTRPTSVEEIMVRRKRKESLENLGAAQLLGNDLVGKVSDYHESRKGDYDESKEVSREEGVENSLRKKEDAISDSREERQDKSREEDSFGAVQLVGNNLVEKVSDYHESEKWNDRSEKPRHGELVNDSSRNKEEAISSSKDEKLDKEGTVGAATLLGNDLGEKVSDDHASEKGNDKSKKVRHEERGKDSSRKKEDATSSSKNEGPDKLRKDDHVEAAQLLGNDLVEKVSDCRASDKELEKSKKVSCESVKDSSRKKEEATSRSREGRLDKPMKKDPVDKVSDYRASGREHDRSKKLRPEERVKDSSKKKEDTISSAREEKSMKDDPVGAAQLLSNDLVEQVSDYHESRRGYHRSEKLRREEDDKDRLRKKVDAISSCREEKLDKSTKKEEPAGHRKRKAEGEGSRAKEKIVEEHSKDRRIKKEETNSSFREERPDKKMKKEDLIANRKIRVEGEFPTTETKTRTDRDGRGVDTRMKANRERPSEKTTEKQIHPQDAGREQGRNALENSAGSRKRLRSLVVADIPRNENSTKPDSGNKRKNQNGDHMTNRERDVSRRHDPTKVHAVEISERSEKREQPKSDRRDMRERRRSRSRDHGGQERQKRSSPLPKAEKATSRHKRGHEDRSENTVKDRAGKHHFNDNDKKSRRYSSSKSELGGYSPRKRREDASAKAASPSNLPSEKKVAKWDLPPTVTSGMFSNSGFSGLQPATQTAYPTMSEVSLTLLKPQIEASFRTPLARQTTSIDSVQLTESTRRMRRLYAENVPVSASEKSLIECFNGYMLSSGSNHIKGSEPCISCIINKEKSQALVEFLTPQDASAALSLDGCSFAGSNLKIRRPKDYVETTSGELEKKEPATNALSDNVEDSSNKIFIGGFPKAISSEMLKEIVGVFGPLKAYRFVINNDLNQRCAFLEYIDGSVTPKACASLNGMKLGGSVITAVCALPDSSSVASDENPPFYGIPEHAKPLLRKPKHILKLKNLVDPEDLPSLSVPEMKEILEDVRLECARFGVIKSINIVKHESKDISVSITDASLNQESKEMNMSVIQEKDEISEKVDDTADNVDSGEVVRSDGSTGADKLCEPCSVTALETISQANKDHDSTEQGNSEKLVGESEAAIPQEEVGSARAQDDAEIPQEEVGSGRAQDEPEIPQEEIGSARAQDEPENPQEVGPARAVKTRWDSGDKIEEEQDPEEVFEPGCIFIEYGRPEATRVAAHSLHGRLYDNKIVKAEYVSKELYKIRFPSG
- the LOC106437799 gene encoding titin homolog isoform X1, with amino-acid sequence MRGSKEVDFKNIQQPKSAGASPSSNPSLTRVKVDETLKRRRLSSPSARLFHLLLERMNEVSDQKEKPDGHEGSAARTRPTSVEEIMVRRKRKESLENLGAAQLLGNDLVGKVSDYHESRKGDYDESKEVSREEGVENSLRKKEDAISDSREERQDKSREEDSFGAVQLVGNNLVEKVSDYHESEKWNDRSEKPRHGELVNDSSRNKEEAISSSKDEKLDKEGTVGAATLLGNDLGEKVSDDHASEKGNDKSKKVRHEERGKDSSRKKEDATSSSKNEGPDKLRKDDHVEAAQLLGNDLVEKVSDCRASDKELEKSKKVSCESVKDSSRKKEEATSRSREGRLDKPMKKDPVDKVSDYRASGREHDRSKKLRPEERVKDSSKKKEDTISSAREEKSMKDDPVGAAQLLSNDLVEQVSDYHESRRGYHRSEKLRREEDDKDRLRKKVDAISSCREEKLDKSTKKEEPAGHRKRKAEGEGSRAKEKIVEEHSKDRRIKKEETNSSFREERPDKKMKKEDLIANRKIRVEGEFPTTETKTRTDRDGRGVDTRMKANRERPSEKTTEKQIHPQDAGREQGRNALENSAGSRKRLRSLVVADIPRNENSTKPDSGNKRKNQNGDHMTNRERDVSRRHDPTKVHAVEISERSEKREQPKSDRRDMRERRRSRSRDHGGQERQKRSSPLPKAEKATSRHKRGHEDRSENTVKDRAGKHHFNDNDKKSRRYSSSKSELGGYSPRKRREDASAKAASPSNLPSEKKVAKWDLPPTVTSGMFSNSGFSGLQPATQTAYPTMSEVSLTLLKPQIEASFRTPLARQTTSIDSVQLTESTRRMRRLYAENVPVSASEKSLIECFNGYMLSSGSNHIKGSEPCISCIINKEKSQALVEFLTPQDASAALSLDGCSFAGSNLKIRRPKDYVETTSGELEKKEPATNALSDNVEDSSNKIFIGGFPKAISSEMLKEIVGVFGPLKAYRFVINNDLNQRCAFLEYIDGSVTPKACASLNGMKLGGSVITAVCALPDSSSVASDENPPFYGIPEHAKPLLRKPKHILKLKNLVDPEDLPSLSVPEMKEILEDVRLECARFGVIKSINIVKHESKDISVSITDASLNQESKEMNMSVIQEKDEISEKVDDTADNVDSGEVVRSDGSTGADKLCEPCSVTALETISQANKDHDSTEQGNSEKLVGESEAAIPQEEVGSARAQDDAEIPQEEVGSGRAQDEPEIPQEEIGSARAQDEPENPQEVGPARAVKTRWDSGDKIEEEQDPEEVFEPGCIFIEYGRPEATRVAAHSLHGRLYDNKIVKAEYVSKELYKIRFPSG